A single region of the Lycium barbarum isolate Lr01 chromosome 2, ASM1917538v2, whole genome shotgun sequence genome encodes:
- the LOC132627605 gene encoding 14-3-3 protein 10 — translation MAAPSNNLSREQYLYLAKLAEQAERYEEMVQFMDRLVLSSTPSTELTVEERNLLSVAYKNVIGSLRAAWRIVSSIEQKEESRKNEEHVSLVKEYRGKVENELTQVCAGILKLLDLNLVPSASSSESKVFYLKMKGDYYRYLAEFKAGDERKQAAEDTMNSYKAAQEIALTDLPPTHPIRLGLALNFSVFYFEILNSSDKACNMAKQAFEEAIAELDTLGEESYKDSTLIMQLLRDNLTLWTSDAQDQLDES, via the exons ATGGCGGCTCCATCCAATAATCTAAGCCGTGAACAATACCTATACTTAGCCAAACTAGCCGAACAAGCCGAACGTTACGAAGAAATGGTACAATTCATGGACAGACTCGTCCTTTCCTCAACTCCATCAACTGAACTCACAGTCGAAGAACGCAATCTCCTTTCCGTAGCTTACAAAAACGTGATCGGCTCATTACGTGCCGCGTGGCGTATTGTTTCGTCTATCGAACAGAAAGAAGAATCAAGGAAGAATGAAGAACACGTGAGTTTAGTTAAGGAGTATAGAGGTAAAGTTGAGAATGAACTAACACAGGTTTGTGCTGGTATATTGAAGTTGCTTGACTTGAATTTGGTTCCTTCGGCTTCGTCAAGTGAATCGAAGGTGTTTTACCTTAAGATGAAAGGTGATTATTATCGGTATTTAGCTGAGTTTAAAGCTGGTGATGAAAGGAAACAGGCTGCTGAAGATACTATGAATTCTTATAAAGCTGCTCAG GAAATTGCACTGACAGATCTGCCTCCAACACATCCCATAAGGCTGGGTCTTGCACTTAATTTCTCAGTGTTCTACTTTGAGATACTGAACTCATCTGACAAAGCTTGTAATATGGCAAAACAG GCATTTGAGGAAGCCATAGCTGAGCTGGACACTTTAGGTGAAGAGTCATACAAGGACAGCACCCTTATAATGCAACTCCTGCGAgacaatctcacactttggacctCAGATGCTCAG GATCAGTTGGATGAATCTTGA
- the LOC132627606 gene encoding pentatricopeptide repeat-containing protein At5g18475, with protein sequence MKAIGHYRCSLCSSSRLFSSSVQWISPLNYQNRNSLRPDAPIKIDGTAEQIPRKRKYISHESAVNLIKQEKDARRALEIFNKVSDQKGFNHNNSTYAVILHKLAACRKFETVDAVIHQMKYETCKFHEGIFTHLMKHYSKSSLHEKVLEMFDAILPIVREKPSLNAISTCLNLLIEANQIELAKEFLLNVQKHLDLKPNTCIFNILVKYHCRKGDIEAAFVVVEEMRKSRVSYPNLITYSTLMDGLCRCGRLQDALDMFEKMLAKDQIPPDALTYNILINAFCREGKVDRARKIIEFMRKNGCQPNIVNYTALMNGFCKEGKVEDAKEVFHEMKGLGLTPDIVGYTTLINSICRAGKVDEGIELLEEMKDKGCKADDVTIKIILGGLCRASRSSEAFDMLERLPYDGVHLSKESYRIVLNFLCKEGELEKAMELLGLMLARRFVPHFATSNELIVQLCEAGKAADAALALFGLLEMGFKPEPQTWSMLIDVICRERKLLPAFQLLDELILQ encoded by the coding sequence ATGAAAGCTATTGGGCACTACAGATGCAGTCTCTGTTCATCATCTAGGTTATTCTCATCTTCAGTTCAATGGATTTCTCCTCTAAATTACCAGAACAGGAATTCCCTGAGGCCAGATGCTCCTATCAAGATAGATGGCACTGCAGAACAAATACCAAGAAAACGCAAGTACATATCTCATGAATCCGCAGTCAATTTGATAAAACAAGAGAAGGATGCACGACGTGCCCTTGAGATTTTTAACAAGGTTTCTGATCAGAAGGGTTTTAATCACAATAACTCCACTTATGCTGTTATTCTCCATAAACTCGCGGCTTGCAGGAAATTCGAAACGGTTGATGCTGTTATTCATCAGATGAAATACGAAACTTGTAAGTTTCATGAGGGCATATTTACTCATCTCATGAAACATTACTCCAAATCCTCTCTCCATGAAAAGGTTCTGGAAATGTTTGATGCAATCCTGCCTATTGTTCGGGAAAAGCCTTCGCTCAATGCCATTAGCACATGTCTGAATCTGCTTATTGAAGCAAATCAGATTGAACTGGCGAAGGAATTTCTCTTAAATGTGCAGAAGCATCTAGATTTGAAGCCCAATACATGCATTTTCAATATCCTGGTTAAGTATCACTGCAGAAAAGGGGATATCGAAGCTGCATTTGTAGTAGTAGAAGAGATGAGAAAGTCGAGAGTTTCCTATCCTAACTTGATTACTTATAGCACCCTCATGGATGGCTTATGCCGATGTGGAAGGCTTCAAGATGCACTTGACATGTTCGAGAAAATGCTTGCTAAGGATCAGATTCCGCCAGATGCATTGACTTACAATATCTTAATAAATGCATTTTGTCGTGAAGGAAAGGTGGATAGAGCTAGGAAAATAATAGAATTCATGAGGAAAAATGGATGTCAGCCAAATATAGTTAATTACACAGCTTTGATGAATGGATTTTGTAAGGAAGGAAAAGTGGAAGATGCCAAGGAGGTATTTCATGAGATGAAGGGATTAGGCTTAACACCGGATATAGTTGGCTATACAACATTGATAAATTCCATTTGCAGGGCTGGTAAAGTTGATGAAGGCATCGAGTTACTCGAAGAAATGAAGGATAAAGGGTGCAAAGCTGATGATGTGACGATAAAAATCATACTCGGGGGATTGTGCAGAGCGTCTAGATCAAGTGAGGCTTTCGATATGCTCGAGAGGTTACCTTATGATGGTGTCCATCTAAGTAAAGAAAGTTACAGGATCGTGTTAAATTTCTTGTGTAAAGAAGGTGAGCTAGAAAAAGCGATGGAGTTGTTAGGTTTAATGTTGGCTAGACGATTTGTGCCCCATTTTGCTACGTCGAATGAATTGATAGTTCAACTATGCGAGGCTGGAAAGGCAGCTGATGCAGCTTTGGCATTGTTTGGGCTGTTAGAGATGGGGTTTAAGCCAGAGCCTCAGACATGGAGCATGTTGATTGATGTGATTTGCAGGGAGAGAAAGTTGTTGCCTGCATTCCAATTACTTGATGAGTTGATTCTGCAATAG
- the LOC132627607 gene encoding uncharacterized protein LOC132627607 isoform X1, translated as MMWDEWSNDFQHDYEEEQHEQQQQEEGDDSYLKFDFLSALSKPKDYYRILEVDYDATEEVIRSNYIRLALKWHPDKQKDQDSSTSKFQEINEAYQVLIDPVKRQEYDNKGMLQAYDYNIVEYLNRYKGLILTCNGLGMKHSIW; from the exons ATGATGTGGGACGAGTGGAGCAATGATTTCCAACACGATTACGAGGAAGAACAACATGAGCAACAGCAGCAAGAAGAGGGTGATGATTCTTATCTTAAATTTGACTTCTTGTCAGCTTTGTCTAAGCCCAAG GATTACTATAGAATACTGGAAGTGGATTATGATGCTACAGAGGAGGTCATTCGATCCAATTATATCCGTCTTGCTTTG AAATGGCATCCAGATAAGCAAAAAGATCAGGATAGTTCTACCTCAAAGTTTCAGGAAATAAATGAGGCGTACCAAG TTTTGATTGATCCTGTGAAACGACAAGAATACGACAATAAAGGGATGCTACAAGCCTATGATTACAATATCGTC GAATACCTTAATCGCTACAAGGGTCTAATTCTAACATGTAACGGTCTTGGTATGAAGCACTCAATTTGGTAA
- the LOC132627607 gene encoding uncharacterized protein LOC132627607 isoform X2, which produces MISNTITRKNNMSNSSKKRDYYRILEVDYDATEEVIRSNYIRLALKWHPDKQKDQDSSTSKFQEINEAYQVLIDPVKRQEYDNKGMLQAYDYNIVEYLNRYKGLILTCNGLGMKHSIW; this is translated from the exons ATGATTTCCAACACGATTACGAGGAAGAACAACATGAGCAACAGCAGCAAGAAGAGG GATTACTATAGAATACTGGAAGTGGATTATGATGCTACAGAGGAGGTCATTCGATCCAATTATATCCGTCTTGCTTTG AAATGGCATCCAGATAAGCAAAAAGATCAGGATAGTTCTACCTCAAAGTTTCAGGAAATAAATGAGGCGTACCAAG TTTTGATTGATCCTGTGAAACGACAAGAATACGACAATAAAGGGATGCTACAAGCCTATGATTACAATATCGTC GAATACCTTAATCGCTACAAGGGTCTAATTCTAACATGTAACGGTCTTGGTATGAAGCACTCAATTTGGTAA